ACCCCAATCTCTTTGTGGAGCTCCTCGGAAAGAAGCCAGAGGAAGTCCAGGCCAAGGTCGAAGTAGCATTTCAACAGCTTTTTTATGGGGACGATGCCTCGGAACGTGTTTACTACCCGGTCGAGCCGGGCATGGCCTACATCAAGGACGTGCTGCACAGCGATGTGCGTACGGAAGGGATGTCTTACGGAATGATGATCGCCGTACAGCTGGATCGTAAAGAGGAGTTCGACCGCCTGTGGAAGTGGTCCAAGACCTATCTGCAACACAAGGATGGGCCACGCGCCGGCTACTTCTGTTGGCACGCCACCACCGACGGAAAGCCGTTAGATCAGAACTCCGCCTCCGACGGCGAAGAATGGTACACCATGGCTCTCTTCTTTGCGTCGGGCCGCTGGGGAGACGGGGAAGGCATCTACGACTACCGGGCGGAGGCTCAGCGAATCCTCGATGCCATGCTGACCAAGGCCGAATCGTCGGATCGCCCCGACGTGGTCACGAACATGTTCAACAGAAAGAACAAGCTGGTAGTCTTCGTACCCTCAGGGGAGGCGGACGACTGGACCGATCCCTCCTATCATCTGCCCCATTTCTACGAGCTGTGGGGAAGATGGGCCAGTCGGGACAATGCGTTCTGGTGCGAAGCAGCTGTCGCCAGCCGCGAGTTCCTTCGAAAATCCGTGCATCCCAAGACAGGACTGGCTCCCGATTACGCCTACTTCGACGGCCGCCCCTTCGGCGGTCGCTGGGGCGGCGGGCACGAGCACTTCCAGTACGATGCCTGGCGCGTAGCGATGAACGTAGCGATCGACTACCTGTGGTTTGCCAAGGATCCGTGGCAGGTTGAGCAAAGCAACCGATTGCTGCGCTTCTTCTACAAGCAAGGCATCAAGACCTATCGTAATTTGTTCACTCTGGACGGCCGCCCCTTCGGGGATGATCACAGCGCTGGTCTGGTGGCCATGAACGCCGTCGCGGCCCTCGCCGC
This sequence is a window from candidate division KSB1 bacterium. Protein-coding genes within it:
- a CDS encoding glycosyl hydrolase family 8, giving the protein MRFTPAVLLVPLLGFLLASCRVRQEPISRNLPKAREGAYFTGHYPNLFVELLGKKPEEVQAKVEVAFQQLFYGDDASERVYYPVEPGMAYIKDVLHSDVRTEGMSYGMMIAVQLDRKEEFDRLWKWSKTYLQHKDGPRAGYFCWHATTDGKPLDQNSASDGEEWYTMALFFASGRWGDGEGIYDYRAEAQRILDAMLTKAESSDRPDVVTNMFNRKNKLVVFVPSGEADDWTDPSYHLPHFYELWGRWASRDNAFWCEAAVASREFLRKSVHPKTGLAPDYAYFDGRPFGGRWGGGHEHFQYDAWRVAMNVAIDYLWFAKDPWQVEQSNRLLRFFYKQGIKTYRNLFTLDGRPFGDDHSAGLVAMNAVAALAATDEIRREFVRELWELPVPSGPARYYDGMLYMLALLQVSGNFRIYDPIGRPLEACPPAGR